One part of the Raphanus sativus cultivar WK10039 chromosome 7, ASM80110v3, whole genome shotgun sequence genome encodes these proteins:
- the LOC108816936 gene encoding homeobox-leucine zipper protein HDG11 has product MSFVVGGSGSGGGGDGGGGGSGSQRHDGGSETDRKKKRYHRHTAQQIQRLESSFRECPHPDDKQRNLLSKELGLAPRQIKFWFQNRRTQLKAQHERADNSALKAENDKIRCENIAIREAIKHAICPNCGGPPVSEDPYLDEQKLRMENAHLREELERMSTVASKYMGRPISSHISTLHPMHISPLDLSMTSLTGPSLDFDLLPGSSMSTSNFAVSDMDKPIMNDIALTAMQELLRLFNTNEPLWNRADGCRDVLNLGSYENVFPRSSNRGKNHNLRIEASRSSGIVFMNAMSLVDMFMDSAKWGELFPSIVAASKTLAVVSSGMGGTYEGALHLMYEEMEVLSPLVATREFCELRYCQQIEQGSWIVVNVSYHLPQFVSHSHSYRFPSGCLIQDMPNGYSKVTWVEHTETEEKEAVHELYREMVHKGIAFGAERWVTTLQRMCERYASLLAPAASSRELGGVIPSPEGKRSMMRLAHRMVSNYCISVSRSNNTRSTVVAELNDVGVRVTAHKSPEPNGTVLSAATTFWLPNSPQNVFNFLKDERTRPQWDVLSNSNAVQEVAHIANGSHPGCCISVLRASSASQSNNMLILQESSIDSSGALVVYSPVDLSALNIAMNGDDTSYIPLLSSGFAISPDGNNNSLTAEQGGGGASTSSGRSSSSSGFGGGGSLITVGFQIMVSNLPSAKLNMESVETVNNLIGTTVHQIKTGLNNCPSASATA; this is encoded by the exons ATGAGTTTCGTCGTCGGAGGAAGTGGTAGCGGTGGAGGCGGAgacggcggtggtggtggtagtgGTAGCCAACGACACGACGGAGGCTCTGAAACTGATAGGAAGAAGAAACGTTACCATCGTCATACTGCTCAACAGATTCAACGCCTCGAATC GAGTTTCAGGGAGTGTCCTCATCCAGATGATAAGCAGAGGAATCTACTTAGCAAAGAGTTGGGTTTGGCTCCTCGTCAGATCAAGTTCTGGTTCCAGAACAGACGTACTCAGCTTaag GCTCAACATGAGAGAGCAGATAACAGTGCACTGAAAGCAGAGAACGATAAGATTAGATGCGAGAACATTGCCATCAGAGAAGCTATCAAGCATGCTATATGCCCAAACTGTGGTGGTCCTCCCGTTAGTGAAGATCCTTACTTAGATGAGCAAAAGCTTCGCATGGAAAACGCTCATCTCAGAGAAGag CTTGAAAGAATGTCCACCGTTGCATCAAAGTACATGGGAAGACCAATCTCCTCTCACATCTCAACGCTCCACCCAATGCACATCTCCCCCTTGGATCTGTCTATGACTAGTTTAACCGGTCCTTCGCTGGATTTCGATCTTCTTCCGGGAAGCTCTATGTCTACTAGTAACTTTGCTGTATCTGACATGGATAAGCCTATTATGAACGACATTGCCTTGACTGCCATGCAAGAATTGCTCAGGCTTTTCAACACAAACGAGCCTCTGTGGAACAGAGCAGATGGGTGCAGAGACGTTCTCAATCTTGGAAGCTATGAGAATGTTTTCCCAAGGTCAAGTAACCGAGGGAAGAACCATAACCTTAGAATCGAGGCGTCTAGGTCCTCTGGTATTGTTTTCATGAATGCTATGTCACTTGTTGACATGTTTATGGATAGT GCTAAGTGGGGAGAGCTGTTTCCTTCAATCGTAGCAGCTTCTAAAACCCTTGCAGTGGTTTCTTCAGGAATGGGAGGTACCTATGAGGGTGCATTGCATTTG ATGTATGAAGAGATGGAAGTGCTTTCTCCATTAGTAGCAACACGCGAGTTCTGCGAGCTACGCTACTGTCAGCAGATTGAACAAGGGAGCTGGATAGTTGTAAATGTCTCTTATCATCTTCCTCAGTTTGTTTCCCACTCTCACTCCTATAGGTTTCCATCCGGATGCTTGATTCAGGACATGCCTAATGGATACTCCAAG GTAACTTGGGTTGAGCATactgaaacagaagaaaaagaagcgGTTCATGAGCTGTACAGAGAGATGGTTCACAAAGGGATTGCTTTTGGAGCTGAACGATGGGTTACTACTCTCCAGAGAATGTGTGAGAGATATGCTTCTCTATTAGCACCAGCAGCTTCATCTCGTGAACTCGGTGGAG TGATTCCATCGCCGGAAGGGAAGAGAAGCATGATGAGACTTGCTCATAGAATGGTTAGCAACTACTGCATAAGTGTCAGCAGATCTAACAACACTCGCTCGACTGTTGTTGCGGAGTTGAACGACGTTGGTGTCCGTGTGACTGCACACAAGAGCCCTGAACCAAACGGCACTGTCCTCTCTGCGGCTACCACTTTCTGGCTCCCAAACTCTCCTCAAAACGTCTTCAACTTCCTCAAAGACGAAAGAACCCGTCCTCAG tggGATGTTCTTTCAAATAGTAACGCTGTGCAAGAAGTTGCTCACATCGCAAATGGATCACATCCTGGATGCTGCATATCGGTTCTACGT gCATCAAGTGCATCACAGAGTAACAACATGCTGATTCTACAAGAAAGCTCAATAGACTCATCAGGAGCACTAGTTGTGTACAGTCCGGTGGATTTATCAGCGCTGAACATCGCAATGAACGGTGACGATACTTCATACATCCCCCTCTTGTCCTCAGGTTTCGCTATCTCACCAGACGGAAACAACAACAGTTTAACCGCTGAGCAAGGAGGAGGAGGGGCCTCAACTAGCTCAGGAAGGTCATCATCATCAAGCGGTTTTGGAGGAGGAGGTTCGTTGATAACGGTTGGGTTTCAGATAATGGTTAGCAACTTACCGTCTGCTAAACTGAATATGGAGTCTGTGGAAACGGTTAATAACCTGATTGGAACCACAGTGCACCAGATTAAAACCGGGTTGAACAACTGTCCTAGTGCTTCAGCTACAGCTTGA
- the LOC108817519 gene encoding uncharacterized protein LOC108817519: MGEEEASKGEDTVEEIRRMSGYGGDVIAVGGFPTSDSESDSDLAAAEIMIIWAIQGPTSFAPNTLVSQSSLELRLDACGHSLSILQSPCSLNTPGVTGSVMWDSGVVLGKFLEHSVDSKLLSLEAKKIVELGSGCGLVGCVAALLGGNVVLTDLPDRLRLLKKNVDTNLQRGGNTRGSAVVQELVWGDDPDPDLIEPFPDYVLGSDVIYSEEAVHHLIQTLVQLCGDQTTIFLSGELRNDAVLEYFLESALKHFAIGRVEQTQWHPDYRSRRVVLYVLEKKSKRCLADVSSLNQSC; this comes from the exons ATGGGAGAGGAGGAAGCAAGCAAAGGAGAAGATACGGTGGAGGAGATACGACGTATGAGTGGCTACGGCGGAGATGTGATAGCCGTCGGTGGGTTTCCGACTTCAGACTCGGAATCCGATTCGGATTTGGCGGCGGCCGAGATAATGATCATATGGGCAATTCAAGGGCCAACATCGTTTGCTCCAAACACCTTAGTTTCACAGTCTTCTCTTGAGCTGCGTCTCGACGCTTGTGGTCACTCCCTCTCTATTCTCCAGTCTCCGTGTTCACTG AACACGCCTGGAGTAACGGGGTCAGTGATGTGGGACAGTGGAGTGGTGTTAGGGAAGTTCTTGGAGCACTCTGTTGATTCCAAGCTTCTTTCTCTTGAAGCCAAGAAGATCGTTGAGCTGGGTTCTGGTTGTGGCTTAGTTGG TTGTGTCGCAGCGCTTTTGGGAGGGAATGTTGTACTCACTGATCTCCCGGATAGACTGAGGCTACTTAAGAAGAACGTCGATACCAATCTGCAACGTGGTGGTAACACAAGGGGATCTGCTGTTGTGCAGGAACTTGTTTGGGGAGATGACCCTGATCCAGATTTGATTGAACCGTTCCCTGATTACG TATTGGGCTCAGATGTTATCTACAGCGAAGAAGCTGTTCACCATTTGATCCAAACGCTTGTGCAACTCTGCGGCGATCAAACTACAATCTTCCTATCAGGAGAACTACGGAATG ATGCTGTTCTTGAGTACTTCTTAGAATCTGCGCTGAAACATTTTGCGATAGGGCGTGTGGAACAAACACAGTGGCATCCGGATTATCGCAGCCGTAGAGTAGTGCTTTACGTTCTTGAGAAGAAGTCGAAGAGATGCCTCGCTGATGTTTCTTCGCTTAATCAATCTTGTTAG
- the LOC108814890 gene encoding uncharacterized protein LOC108814890 isoform X2: MQDVAGERGGYLHGRGALDSDDLLYLKEQMEAEQDAERLLRRTEKRAFAAFKKAATQADSSPASIPLPLRVEPKPKSGIRQQDLLRKVVEVKPKRPKVSTSLSPPKRSDIVPTEAKVQRDKLDRPEEQPGGKAAESNGQGQNALKGLLGLAYESSDEDD; this comes from the exons ATGCAAGATGTTGCTGGTGAGCGTGGAGGCTATCTTCATGGACGTGGCG CTTTGGACAGCGACGATTTGCTTTATCTTAAAGAGCAGATGGAAGCAGAGCAGGATGCAGAGCGCCTTCTCAGACGAACTGAGAAACGGGCTTTTGCTGCCTTTAAAa AAGCTGCAACCCAAGCTGATTCATCTCCAGCATCTATTCCTTTGCCGCTTCGTGTTGAGCCCAAGCCTAAGAGTGGTATCAG GCAGCAAGATTTGCTGAGAAAGGTTGTCGAGGTTAAACCGAAGCGACCAAAGGTCTCTACAAGCTTGTCACCTCCTAAAAGGAGCGATATTGTTCCAACAGAAGCAAAGGTTCAAAGAGATAAACTGGACAGACCTGAGGAGCAACCCGGAGGCAAAGCAGCAGAAAGCAATGGGCAAGGTCAAAATGCTTTGAAAGGCTTGTTGGGATTAGCGTATGAGTCTTCGGATGAAGATGACTGA
- the LOC108814890 gene encoding uncharacterized protein LOC108814890 isoform X1 gives MSGREVKEYTNLSDPKDKKQGKGKIDDEDVTFQRMVAKMQDVAGERGGYLHGRGALDSDDLLYLKEQMEAEQDAERLLRRTEKRAFAAFKKAATQADSSPASIPLPLRVEPKPKSGIRQQDLLRKVVEVKPKRPKVSTSLSPPKRSDIVPTEAKVQRDKLDRPEEQPGGKAAESNGQGQNALKGLLGLAYESSDEDD, from the exons ATGTCAGGGAGGGAAGTTAAAGAATACACGAATCTCTCCGACCCTAAAG ATAAGAAACAAGGGAAGGGTAAGATAGATGATGAAGACGTCACCTTTCAACGTATGGTTGCAAAG ATGCAAGATGTTGCTGGTGAGCGTGGAGGCTATCTTCATGGACGTGGCG CTTTGGACAGCGACGATTTGCTTTATCTTAAAGAGCAGATGGAAGCAGAGCAGGATGCAGAGCGCCTTCTCAGACGAACTGAGAAACGGGCTTTTGCTGCCTTTAAAa AAGCTGCAACCCAAGCTGATTCATCTCCAGCATCTATTCCTTTGCCGCTTCGTGTTGAGCCCAAGCCTAAGAGTGGTATCAG GCAGCAAGATTTGCTGAGAAAGGTTGTCGAGGTTAAACCGAAGCGACCAAAGGTCTCTACAAGCTTGTCACCTCCTAAAAGGAGCGATATTGTTCCAACAGAAGCAAAGGTTCAAAGAGATAAACTGGACAGACCTGAGGAGCAACCCGGAGGCAAAGCAGCAGAAAGCAATGGGCAAGGTCAAAATGCTTTGAAAGGCTTGTTGGGATTAGCGTATGAGTCTTCGGATGAAGATGACTGA
- the LOC108817517 gene encoding serine carboxypeptidase-like 2 isoform X3: MANDHVSSVLKSLILLLILVFLSQQHADSASIVKFLPGFEGPLPFELETGYIGVGEEEEVQLFYYFIKSERNPEEDPLFLWLSGGPGCSSISGLLFENGPLTMKLEEYNGTLPSLVSTTYSWTKTSSIIYLDQPVGTGFSFSTQLVDTPSDSGEAKRIHEFIRKWLGKHEEFISNPFYVGGDSYSGKVVPALVQEISKGNYQCCKLPINLQGYVLGNPLTEFEIDLNSRIPFAHGMALISDELYESLKIICKGTYVNVDPRNTECLKLLEEYNKCTKTVYQNLILEPLCEIETPDCYDYRYLLATYWANDESVRKALQIYKESIGRWIRCNLAVPYTHDIISSVPYHVDNSIDGYRSLIFSGDHDLGVPYLATQAWIRSLNYSVIDDWRPWMINRKLAGYTRTYANNMTFATIKAMDTLQSLDQRKALFCFKDGSVAYLCKQVPHILNKLCISS, encoded by the exons ATGGCTAACGACCACGTTTCATCTGTTCTGAAATCGCTGATTCTGCTTCTGATTCTTGTCTTCTTGAGTCAGCAACATGCTGATTCTGCCTCTATCGTTAAGTTTCTTCCTGGTTTTGAAGGCCCTCTTCCCTTTGAACTCGAAACAGg TTACATCGGTGTTGGTGAGGAGGAGGAAGTGCAATTGTTCTACTATTTCATCAAGTCTGAGAGGAACCCTGAAGAAGACCCTCTTTTTCTCTGGCTAAGTGGAGGACCTGGCTGTTCTTCCATCTCTGGTCTTCTTTTTGAAAATG GGCCTTTGACTATGAAGCTTGAGGAGTACAATGGAACTCTGCCTTCCTTGGTCTCTACTACATATTCATGGACTAAG ACTTCGAGCATTATATACTTGGATCAACCTGTTGGAACTGGTTTCTCCTTCTCAACTCAACTTGTTGACACACCGAGCGATTCAGGAGAGGCCAAACGGATCCATGAGTTTATTCGAAAG TGGCTAGGTAAGCACGAAGAGTTCATTTCCAACCCTTTCTATGTTGGCGGGGATTCTTATTCCGGTAAGGTTGTTCCTGCGCTTGTTCAAGAAATCTCTAAAG GCAATTATCAATGTTGCAAACTTCCAATAAATCTTCAG GGGTATGTGCTCGGTAACCCGCTAACAGAATTCGAAATTGATTTGAACAGCCGCATTCCATTTGCTCATGGAATGGCACTGATATCTGATGAGCTCTACGAG tcACTGAAGATAATCTGCAAAGGAACATATGTAAATGTTGATCCACGTAACACAGAATGCTTGAAACTCCTTGAAGAATACAACAAG TGTACAAAGACAGTATACCAAAATCTTATATTAGAACCATTGTGTGAAATTGAAACTCCAGACTGCTAT GATTATAGGTATCTGCTAGCTACCTACTGGGCCAATGACGAAAGCGTACGCAAAGCTCTTCAAATCTATAAG GAGAGTATAGGGAGATGGATACGATGTAATTTGGCTGTTCCATACACTCACGACATTATAAGTAGTGTACCTTACCATGTTGATAACAGCATCGATGGCTATCGTTCTCTCATCTTCAG TGGTGATCACGATTTGGGAGTGCCTTACCTTGCGACTCAAGCTTGGATAAGATCTCTCAACTATTCGGTTATTGATGACTGGAGGCCATGGATGATCAATCGTAAACTTGCTGG ATATACAAGAACTTACGCGAATAATATGACATTTGCTACTATCAAAGCAA TGGACACACTCCAGAGTTTAGACCAGAGGAAAGCTCTGTTTTGTTTCAAAGATGGATCAGTGGCCTACCTCTGTAAACAGGTTCCCCATATTTTAAACAAGCTCTGTATAAGTTCATGA
- the LOC108817517 gene encoding serine carboxypeptidase-like 2 isoform X2, giving the protein MANDHVSSVLKSLILLLILVFLSQQHADSASIVKFLPGFEGPLPFELETGYIGVGEEEEVQLFYYFIKSERNPEEDPLFLWLSGGPGCSSISGLLFENGPLTMKLEEYNGTLPSLVSTTYSWTKTSSIIYLDQPVGTGFSFSTQLVDTPSDSGEAKRIHEFIRKWLGKHEEFISNPFYVGGDSYSGKVVPALVQEISKGNYQCCKLPINLQGYVLGNPLTEFEIDLNSRIPFAHGMALISDELYESLKIICKGTYVNVDPRNTECLKLLEEYNKCTKTVYQNLILEPLCEIETPDCYDYRYLLATYWANDESVRKALQIYKESIGRWIRCNLAVPYTHDIISSVPYHVDNSIDGYRSLIFSGDHDLGVPYLATQAWIRSLNYSVIDDWRPWMINRKLAGYTRTYANNMTFATIKGGGHTPEFRPEESSVLFQRWISGLPL; this is encoded by the exons ATGGCTAACGACCACGTTTCATCTGTTCTGAAATCGCTGATTCTGCTTCTGATTCTTGTCTTCTTGAGTCAGCAACATGCTGATTCTGCCTCTATCGTTAAGTTTCTTCCTGGTTTTGAAGGCCCTCTTCCCTTTGAACTCGAAACAGg TTACATCGGTGTTGGTGAGGAGGAGGAAGTGCAATTGTTCTACTATTTCATCAAGTCTGAGAGGAACCCTGAAGAAGACCCTCTTTTTCTCTGGCTAAGTGGAGGACCTGGCTGTTCTTCCATCTCTGGTCTTCTTTTTGAAAATG GGCCTTTGACTATGAAGCTTGAGGAGTACAATGGAACTCTGCCTTCCTTGGTCTCTACTACATATTCATGGACTAAG ACTTCGAGCATTATATACTTGGATCAACCTGTTGGAACTGGTTTCTCCTTCTCAACTCAACTTGTTGACACACCGAGCGATTCAGGAGAGGCCAAACGGATCCATGAGTTTATTCGAAAG TGGCTAGGTAAGCACGAAGAGTTCATTTCCAACCCTTTCTATGTTGGCGGGGATTCTTATTCCGGTAAGGTTGTTCCTGCGCTTGTTCAAGAAATCTCTAAAG GCAATTATCAATGTTGCAAACTTCCAATAAATCTTCAG GGGTATGTGCTCGGTAACCCGCTAACAGAATTCGAAATTGATTTGAACAGCCGCATTCCATTTGCTCATGGAATGGCACTGATATCTGATGAGCTCTACGAG tcACTGAAGATAATCTGCAAAGGAACATATGTAAATGTTGATCCACGTAACACAGAATGCTTGAAACTCCTTGAAGAATACAACAAG TGTACAAAGACAGTATACCAAAATCTTATATTAGAACCATTGTGTGAAATTGAAACTCCAGACTGCTAT GATTATAGGTATCTGCTAGCTACCTACTGGGCCAATGACGAAAGCGTACGCAAAGCTCTTCAAATCTATAAG GAGAGTATAGGGAGATGGATACGATGTAATTTGGCTGTTCCATACACTCACGACATTATAAGTAGTGTACCTTACCATGTTGATAACAGCATCGATGGCTATCGTTCTCTCATCTTCAG TGGTGATCACGATTTGGGAGTGCCTTACCTTGCGACTCAAGCTTGGATAAGATCTCTCAACTATTCGGTTATTGATGACTGGAGGCCATGGATGATCAATCGTAAACTTGCTGG ATATACAAGAACTTACGCGAATAATATGACATTTGCTACTATCAAA gGAGGTGGACACACTCCAGAGTTTAGACCAGAGGAAAGCTCTGTTTTGTTTCAAAGATGGATCAGTGGCCTACCTCTGTAA
- the LOC108817517 gene encoding serine carboxypeptidase-like 2 isoform X1: MANDHVSSVLKSLILLLILVFLSQQHADSASIVKFLPGFEGPLPFELETGYIGVGEEEEVQLFYYFIKSERNPEEDPLFLWLSGGPGCSSISGLLFENGPLTMKLEEYNGTLPSLVSTTYSWTKTSSIIYLDQPVGTGFSFSTQLVDTPSDSGEAKRIHEFIRKWLGKHEEFISNPFYVGGDSYSGKVVPALVQEISKGNYQCCKLPINLQGYVLGNPLTEFEIDLNSRIPFAHGMALISDELYESLKIICKGTYVNVDPRNTECLKLLEEYNKCTKTVYQNLILEPLCEIETPDCYRLLLQDYRYLLATYWANDESVRKALQIYKESIGRWIRCNLAVPYTHDIISSVPYHVDNSIDGYRSLIFSGDHDLGVPYLATQAWIRSLNYSVIDDWRPWMINRKLAGYTRTYANNMTFATIKGGGHTPEFRPEESSVLFQRWISGLPL; encoded by the exons ATGGCTAACGACCACGTTTCATCTGTTCTGAAATCGCTGATTCTGCTTCTGATTCTTGTCTTCTTGAGTCAGCAACATGCTGATTCTGCCTCTATCGTTAAGTTTCTTCCTGGTTTTGAAGGCCCTCTTCCCTTTGAACTCGAAACAGg TTACATCGGTGTTGGTGAGGAGGAGGAAGTGCAATTGTTCTACTATTTCATCAAGTCTGAGAGGAACCCTGAAGAAGACCCTCTTTTTCTCTGGCTAAGTGGAGGACCTGGCTGTTCTTCCATCTCTGGTCTTCTTTTTGAAAATG GGCCTTTGACTATGAAGCTTGAGGAGTACAATGGAACTCTGCCTTCCTTGGTCTCTACTACATATTCATGGACTAAG ACTTCGAGCATTATATACTTGGATCAACCTGTTGGAACTGGTTTCTCCTTCTCAACTCAACTTGTTGACACACCGAGCGATTCAGGAGAGGCCAAACGGATCCATGAGTTTATTCGAAAG TGGCTAGGTAAGCACGAAGAGTTCATTTCCAACCCTTTCTATGTTGGCGGGGATTCTTATTCCGGTAAGGTTGTTCCTGCGCTTGTTCAAGAAATCTCTAAAG GCAATTATCAATGTTGCAAACTTCCAATAAATCTTCAG GGGTATGTGCTCGGTAACCCGCTAACAGAATTCGAAATTGATTTGAACAGCCGCATTCCATTTGCTCATGGAATGGCACTGATATCTGATGAGCTCTACGAG tcACTGAAGATAATCTGCAAAGGAACATATGTAAATGTTGATCCACGTAACACAGAATGCTTGAAACTCCTTGAAGAATACAACAAG TGTACAAAGACAGTATACCAAAATCTTATATTAGAACCATTGTGTGAAATTGAAACTCCAGACTGCTAT aggtTGCTTTTGCAGGATTATAGGTATCTGCTAGCTACCTACTGGGCCAATGACGAAAGCGTACGCAAAGCTCTTCAAATCTATAAG GAGAGTATAGGGAGATGGATACGATGTAATTTGGCTGTTCCATACACTCACGACATTATAAGTAGTGTACCTTACCATGTTGATAACAGCATCGATGGCTATCGTTCTCTCATCTTCAG TGGTGATCACGATTTGGGAGTGCCTTACCTTGCGACTCAAGCTTGGATAAGATCTCTCAACTATTCGGTTATTGATGACTGGAGGCCATGGATGATCAATCGTAAACTTGCTGG ATATACAAGAACTTACGCGAATAATATGACATTTGCTACTATCAAA gGAGGTGGACACACTCCAGAGTTTAGACCAGAGGAAAGCTCTGTTTTGTTTCAAAGATGGATCAGTGGCCTACCTCTGTAA